In a genomic window of Temperatibacter marinus:
- the msrA gene encoding peptide-methionine (S)-S-oxide reductase MsrA: protein MTTRTATFGAGCFWGVEELYRTLDGVEATCVGYMGGHIDNPTYQAVCTDTTGHAEVVQIAYNPHKVEYGDLVDIFFDNHNPTQLNMQGPDVGSQYRSVIFFDGEDQKAVAEEKLSKLKESGRFARPIVTVIEKAQTMWEAEEYHQQYLAKRGMTSCHI, encoded by the coding sequence ATGACGACAAGAACTGCTACATTTGGTGCAGGGTGTTTCTGGGGTGTAGAAGAACTATACCGCACCCTAGACGGAGTTGAAGCAACGTGTGTGGGCTATATGGGCGGCCATATAGATAATCCTACGTATCAGGCAGTTTGTACCGACACCACCGGTCATGCTGAAGTTGTTCAAATTGCCTATAACCCCCATAAGGTCGAGTATGGCGATTTGGTTGATATTTTCTTTGATAACCACAATCCTACACAGCTAAATATGCAAGGACCAGATGTAGGCAGCCAGTATCGCTCTGTTATCTTCTTTGACGGGGAAGATCAAAAAGCTGTGGCAGAAGAAAAACTTTCAAAGCTAAAAGAGAGTGGGCGCTTTGCACGGCCGATTGTGACGGTTATAGAAAAAGCACAAACGATGTGGGAAGCTGAGGAATATCATCAGCAATATCTTGCGAAGCGAGGCATGACGAGCTGTCATATTTAA